The following are encoded together in the Strongyloides ratti genome assembly S_ratti_ED321, chromosome : 2 genome:
- a CDS encoding N-acetylglucosaminyl-phosphatidylinositol de-N-acetylase, protein MFFSPTIRDLSTTNNDVYILCVTTGDYYGKGRERKKELVNAVEKLGVKKGNVLIMDLTNYKDGPESWEEEKLSKHILDHVEKLDINIVLTFDEYGVSGHINHIGCFKSIQYLYSNGLLPTDVEVFVLESISILRKYISFWDLILSRSRSRYIYISNFRNVLSAYSAMREHKTQLIWFRYLYMIFSRYIFINTFKRIHMKKAF, encoded by the coding sequence ATGTTTTTTTCACCAACTATTAGAGATCTTTCTACTACCAATAAtgatgtatatattttatgcgTTACAACTGGTGATTATTATGGAAAAGGAAGAGAAAGAAAAAAGGAATTGGTTAATGCTGTTGAGAAGTTAGGTGTTAAAAAAggaaatgttttaataatggATTTGACAAATTATAAAGATGGTCCTGAAAGTTGGGAGgaagaaaaattatcaaaacatATTTTAGATCATGTAGAAAAACttgatattaatattgtACTAACATTTGATGAATATGGGGTATCAGGACATATCAATCATATAGGGTGTTTTAAATCAATACAATATCTTTACAGTAATGGTCTTCTTCCAACTGATGTTGAGGTATTTGTTCTTGAAAgtatttcaattttaagaaaatatatctCTTTTTGGGATTTGATTTTATCACGCTCCCGTTCacgatatatttatatatcaaattttagAAATGTCTTGTCAGCTTACTCAGCAATGCGGGAACACAAAACACAATTAATTTGGTttagatatttatatatgattttttcaagatatatttttattaatactttcAAAAGAATTCATATGAAGAAAgcattttga
- a CDS encoding Glycolipid transfer protein domain-containing protein — MDEDNKSFDLTRVTKIFTDSLKDETDVFLKQYLNAYEELSKIFTMLGRIFGFVESDVVNKLNILSTCLENKPENYNAVLTMIQYECSGNNKPLDQGSRTLLRLHRALDFIIKFVNGLMEGHCSGISIHEIVKKAYDETLANFHGFIIRKSVGLAVYGLPDREQILRRFFKIPESEEIPTEKIINEAEEFHSVANEVYSRIQIAYETRNLLNLP; from the exons atggaTGAAGATAATAAATCTTTTGACCTAACAAGagtaacaaaaatttttacagaTTCTCTAAAAGATGAAACAGATGTCTTCTTAAAACAATACTTAAATGCCTATGAAGAATTAAGTAA aatattcACTATGCTGGGTAGAATATTTGGATTTGTAGAATCAGATGtagttaataaattaaatattctgTCTACATGTCTGGAGAACAAACCAGAAAATTATAATGCTGTTCTAACAATGATTCAATATGAGTGTAGTGGTAATAATAAACCATTAGATCAAGGAAGTAGAACATTACTTCGTTTACATAGAGCATtagattttataattaagtTTGTTAATGGTTTAATGGAAGGCCATTGTTCAGGAATTTCAATTCAtgaaatagttaaaaaagcCTATGATGAAACTTTAGCTAATTTTCATGGatttataataagaaaaagtGTGGGATTAGCTGTGTATGGTCTTCCTGATAGAGAACAAATATTaagaagattttttaaaattcctGAATCTGAAGAAATACCTactgaaaaaattataaatgaagCAGAGGAATTTCATAGTGTAGCAAATGAAGTTTATAGTAGAATCCAAATTGCTTATGAAACAAGAAATTTACTTAACTTAccataa
- a CDS encoding Quinonprotein alcohol dehydrogenase-like superfamily domain and WD40/YVTN repeat-like-containing domain-containing protein, which translates to MVVSSDGEFVEESCIGANLGDYPIIIDDIKRYAYVISGKDVLVFETKKGRRVKILHHDTYVKGLTLSHHKLNSFLDTGERVSWILNDYSIENIHQFPVNSINWVYKVGDNTILLEINKKGEHNLYLVEGDNDEELQKLVTLPNIISHPDNIAIGNDYAVYTVKNQLFLVPFEDSNISPSSIDVTLIFGNALISERLKFTKVKIVSDSLFAAHSLGRIYVWRNLSTIGLQKTNKHFFHAADNDICFDISEGCNVYVGTSHCALARWNLINDGGGRWQSKEMISNFESPVHSVSLSLSSKVCCIVLEDNSIIFVKTDSMTILCKGKTLLQSSYYPINKIQVDPLNPDLVISDTRHGSIQWMNLVKWQTIKTNDIVMENASARKNYCSDFETVRSYVYLFIATPAFIVTCEKRTCDLKEVYVKFWRRQTKGKNNLLIELEDIICVNEDITHLTGDLEEMPTITTFESKGIGIKDAHCNAEFLTVDKKGFIDIWKGDLHRFGKWRQDVQRNGQWQKTNVVDISSIRKKLFASIHKSNTHSTHLLLWSTENMNILHLNNIISDLTSVKWAPKNYQEMLLVGSNNYIGCFNVESFSYNWLVEQTGLLLYSDPFISFVYNDTEIMFFDVMEGNVLKTLVFKNPQIEVVATTHNGMTCVTGLSNDGFTLLKDANITETNEEDIRTEAPKTAFSKLIEINRKHAKEGQNDIVLFDSVRKAKKILEGAAFALAPISQLAPLFIKSCLIKKQ; encoded by the exons ATGGTTGTGTCTTCAGATGGAGAATTTGTTGAGGAATCTTGTATTGGAGCCAATCTAGGAGATTATCCTATTATCATAGACGATATTAAAAG ATACGCTTATGTTATCAGTGGAAAAGATGTACTTGTAtttgaaacaaaaaaagGAAGAcgagttaaaattttacatcaTGATACTTATGTTAAAGGATTAACTTTGAGTCatcataaattaaatagttttttagATACAGGTGAAAGAGTTTCGTggattttaaatgattattcTATTGAAAATATACATCAATTTCCAGTGAATTCTATTAATTGGGTTTATAAAGTTGGAGATAATACAATTTTACTtgaaataaacaaaaaaggTGAACACAATTTATATTTGGTTGAAGGTGACAATGACGAAGAATTGCAAAAGTTGGTTACACTtccaaatattatttcacaTCCTGATAATATAGCAATTGGTAATGATTATGCAGTTTATACAGTTAAAAATCAACTATTTCTTGTTCCATTTGAAGATTCTAACATTTCTCCCTCTTCAATTGAtgtaacattaatttttggAAATGCTTTGATTTCAGAACGTTTGAAATTTACTAAGGTTAAAATTGTTTCTGATAGTTTATTTGCTGCTCATTCTTTAGGAAGAATATATGTTTGGAGAAATTTAAGTACTATTGGATtacaaaaaacaaataaacattttttccATGCAGCTGACAATGATATATGTTTTGATATTTCGGAAGGTTGTAATGTTTATGTTGGTACATCACATTGTGCTCTTGCTAGATGgaatttaattaatgatgGTGGTGGTCGTTGGCAATCTAAAGAAATGATTTCTAATTTTGAGTCTCCCGTTCATAGTGTTTCTTTATCACTATCATCAAAAGTCTGTTGTATTGTTCTTGAAGATAAttctataatatttgttaaaacaGATTCAATGACCATATTGTGTAAAGGGAAAACTCTTTTACAATCTTCTTATTAtccaataaataaaattcaagTAGATCCATTGAATCCAGATTTAGTTATATCAGATACTCGTCACGGTTCAATTCAATGGATGAATTTAGTTAAATGGCAAACAATAAAAACTAATGATATTGTTATGGAAAATGCAAGTGCTAGGAAAAATTATTGTAGTGATTTTGAAACTGTCCGATCATatgtttatctttttatagcAACACCAGCTTTTATTGTAACATGTGAAAAACGAACATGTGATTTAAAAGAAGTATATGTGAAGTTTTGGAGAAGGCAAACAAaaggaaaaaataatttacttatAGAATTGGAAGATATTATTTGTGTTAATGAAGATATAACACATTTAACAGGAGATTTAGAAGAAATGCCTACTATTACGACATTTGAAAGTAAGGGTATAGGTATTAAAGATGCTCATTGTAATGCAGAATTTTTAACTGTTGATAAGAAAGGATTTATAGACATATGGAAAGGAGATCTTCATAGGTTTGGTAAATGGAGACAAGATGTTCAAAGAAATGGACAATGGCAAAAAACAAATGTTGTTGATATATCAtctattagaaaaaaattatttgctTCTATTCATAAATCAAATACTCATTCAACACATCTTTTATTATGGTCGACAGAGAATATGAATATTCTACATTTGAACAATATTATATCCGATCTCACCTCAGTAAAATGGGCTCCAAAAAATTACCAAGAAATGTTGCTTGTTGGatctaataattatattggATGTTTTAATGTTGAGTCATTTAGTTATAATTGGTTAGTTGAACAGACTGGGTTGTTACTTTACAGTGATCcatttatttcttttgtttataatgatactgaaataatgttttttgatGTAATGGAAggaaatgtattaaaaactttagtCTTTAAAAATCCACAAATTGAAGTAGTAGCAACAACACACAATGGAATGACGTGTGTCACTGGATTATCAAATGATGGATTTACACTTTTAAAAGATGCTAACATTACGGAAACAAATGAAGAAGATATTAGAACAGAAGCACCAAAAACAGCTTTCTCAAAACTTATTGAAATTAATCGTAAACATGCTAAAGAAGGGCAAAAtgatattgttttatttgataGTGTTAGAAAAGCtaagaaaatattagaaGGAGCTGCATTTGCTTTGGCCCCTATATCGCAGTTAGCTCCACTTTTCATTAAATCTTGTTTAATCAAAAAACAATAA
- a CDS encoding Calponin homology domain and Smooth muscle protein/calponin family-containing protein: MSQSYHRPRPHGLAAAVLDKQASKFNETEGKYLLDWIKDITKEDIETECTAEKFKEILRDGTLLCKLINAIKPGTIKKIMKPMSNFNCLENINQFCNAARSFGVIDEETFQSVDLYDGRDLFSVCVSLQSLGRKVEKQFGIPAPKQIERSKI; the protein is encoded by the exons ATGTCTCAATCTTATCATAGACCAAGACCTCATGGCCTTGCTGCAGCTGTCCTAGATAAACAAGCATCAAAATTCAATGAAACTGAgggaaaatatttattggaTTGGATTAAGGATATTACTAAAGAGGATATTGAAACTGAATGTACAGCTGAAAAATTCAAAGAAATTTTAAGAGATGGAACACTTCTTTGCaa acTTATTAATGCAATAAAACCTGGaacaatcaaaaaaattatgaaacctatgtcaaattttaattgtttggAAAATATAAACCAGTTTTGTAATGCTGCACGTTCCTTTGGAGTTATAGATGAAGAAACTTTTCAATCAGTTGACCTATATGATGGTAGGGATCTTTTTTCAGTTTGTGTATCATTACAAAGTCTTGGAAGAAAAGTTGAAAAACAATTTGGCATTCCAGCACCAAAACAAATTGAAAGATCGAAAATCTGA
- a CDS encoding Probable Xaa-Pro aminopeptidase 3, with the protein MIRMLKLVRNCYTNCTIKPSEYHLRQSKLIDLIRKENNSKIPITAVIPTNKTSFCAPDVPHKFRQCSYFRYLCGGVFPDAKLVITSEANSSNHKSILFLKEETEHDNIWHGKRIDDLTIKKNGSLDEILPLSEYENFLNSREKSTFGFDMSRNFDDIEKKLFLKGISRTNIADKLDELRWIKSEDEINIIRKTCEIGSRSMNSVIKKGLNVNHENVFVGLLEYEMRRRGADCLAYPPVIGAGKRANIIHYLDANRPINFSDCILIDAGCDYEGYSSDITRCFPISGSFTPIQKALYDALDEVHSDCLDYCNTRQPLLLSDLYFYMLKKMSQYFSEMQLFKNSYHTDEELIHIVNDICPHHISHYLGLDVHDSPSVKRNIPLTEGVVFTVEPGVYITNDNPFVRDEFKGIGFRIEDDILYTKNGIENLTKSCIRDSKDIEYHMKPSF; encoded by the exons atGATTAG aatgttAAAATTAGTTAGGAATTGTTATACAAATTGTACAATAAAACCATCTGAATATCATTTAAGACAATCAAAACTAATTGATCTTATAAGAAAAGAAAACAATTCTAAAATTCCAATAACTGCTGTCATTCCAACTAATAAAACTTCTTTTTGTGCTCCTGATGTTCCTCATAAATTTCGACAATGTTCTTATTTCAGATATCTATGTGGTGGTGTTTTTCCAGATGCTAAATTAGTCATTACTTCAGAAGCTAATTCTTCAAATCATAAatctatattatttttaaaagaagaaaCAGAACATGATAATATATGGCATGGAAAAAGAATTGATGatttaactattaaaaaaaatggaagTTTAGATGAGATACTTCCATTATCAGagtatgaaaattttttaaatagtagaGAAAAATCCACATTTGGTTTTGATATGAGTAGAAATTTTgatgatattgaaaaaaaattgtttttaaaaggAATTTCACGAACAAATATAGCTGATAAACTTGATGAATTGCGATGGATAAAATCAGAagatgaaataaatataatacgAAAAACTTGTGAAATTGGTTCACGTTCAATGAATagtgtaattaaaaaaggcCTAAATGTAAATCatgaaaatgtttttgttGGACTTCTAGAATATGAAATGAGAAGACGTGGTGCAGATTGTTTAGCTTATCCTCCAGTTATTGGAGCCGGTAAACGTGCTAACATTATACATTATCTCGATGCAAATAGaccaattaatttttctgaTTGTATATTAATTGATGCAGGTTGTGATTATGAAGGATACTCTTCAGACATTACTCGATGTTTTCCAATATCTGGTTCATTTACACCAATTCAAAAAGCATTATACGATGCATTAGATGAAGTTCATTCTGACTGTTTAGATTATTGTAATACAAGACAACCATTACTTTTAAGtgatctttatttttatatgctaaaaaaaatgtcacAATATTTTTCTGAAATGCAACTTTTCAAAAATTCCTATCATACAGATGAAGAGTTGATACATATTGTTAATGATATATGTCCACATCATATTTCACATTACTTAG gATTAGATGTTCATGATTCACCTAgtgttaaaagaaatataccACTAACAGAAGGAGTTGTTTTTACTGTTGAACCTGGTGtttatataacaaatgaTAATCCATTTGTAAGAGATGAATTTAAAGGTATTGGTTTTCGTATAGAAGATgacattttatatacaaaaaatggaattgaaaatttaacgAAAAGTTGTATTAGAGATAGTAAAGATATTGAATATCACATGAAACCTtcattttga
- a CDS encoding Glucose/ribitol dehydrogenase family and NAD(P)-binding domain-containing protein, with product MKPLQTLAGQCAVVTNIATPLGYALARRIGMAGAKIFVTGTCNGKTTRAIETLSGIGVDVTGNVIDITKEDERKKLIEVVDNEFGKLDSLVINHQQNTVKGLITDATTKDFNEMCNKYLTSSFDLSNKFYPLLQKSENPSVVLMASITGFTPFLDVGVYSVVNSGILGLTKTLSQMYGQKNCRVNSVSVGMISEDGSGAIWDEPNDELRSQLEQLVPLGRVGKIYECTNTVEFLCGRGAMFTTGENFVINGGLSVRI from the coding sequence atgaaaccACTTCAAACATTGGCTGGACAATGTGCTGTTGTGACTAATATTGCAACACCATTAGGTTATGCTTTGGCTCGAAGAATTGGTATGGCTGGagcaaaaatttttgtaaccGGAACATGTAATGGAAAAACAACACGTGCTATTGAAACTCTTAGTGGTATAGGTGTTGATGTTACAGGAAATGTTATAGATATTACAAAAGAagatgaaagaaaaaaattaatagaagTCGTTGATAATGAATTTGGAAAGTTAGATTCATTAGTTATAAATCACCAACAAAATACCGTTAAAGGACTCATTACAGATGCAACGACAAAAGATTTTAATGAAATGTGTAACAAGTATTTAACATCGTCTTTTGATTTATCAAACAAGTTTTATccattattacaaaaatcaGAAAATCCTTCAGTTGTTTTAATGGCTTCAATTACTGGTTTTACTCCTTTTTTGGATGTTGGAGTGTATTCTGTTGTGAATTCAGGTATTCTTGGACTTACAAAAACTTTATCACAAATGTATGGACAAAAAAATTGTCGAGTTAATTCAGTTTCAGTTGGTATGATTTCTGAAGATGGAAGCGGTGCTATATGGGATGAACCAAATGATGAGTTACGGTCACAATTGGAACAACTTGTACCATTAGGCAGAGTTGGTAAAATTTATGAATGTACTAATACTGTTGAATTTTTATGTGGAAGAGGAGCTATGTTTACGACTGGTGAAAATTTTGTCATCAATGGTGGATTGTCTGTTAggatttaa
- a CDS encoding Protein dispatched produces the protein MIICRSVYWDIFPYSKFIFKFPLIIILLTIIFFTVIPLIILFIKPIHLTNNPEKGFDTRDTYYSGPRLAWDQIQGILSLGNRVPFQYDNINEQNLIEASFKKNNDIKLQNSRLKRNWADNLVASLTNVACYENPIPAMDYLSQFVIEIPSIDKIFDPDFLTDMCLLQDELMDEIMYFGGMTPYKSIFHIANFFSCFSPNYRVNCTFMNYDDIQYSKSLMETCLPYRDQIISCRKHCHKLGNPLTIETCLSCENDEIPKNCSSQMVFDLFYRILPKYIPGRPIYLNNYLPFFSYTAYKLQGMDVNIKKYVELEKKLKEIFKKSKFIQLKGLNFEVKRDLLLPYAIRDSKLAIIAAIIVFIIIGLYSFSITYTLAILYMLSTSVLSALAVYTFFTQDFPLLNLVVFVLLIAIGSDDAFLVYSSFKSGENFDVYTFHESLKHIATTMFLTQFSTVVPFFVNILSKVIVFRSFGLFAGFTLTFNYFLLISFLPAFVALEKKLSKQICPRLKPPTIKWMNKLINHSINEILPAVVIQGRFVWIVSLTIYSGISIFIIINQLHLPQYNPLQLFARNNLHEWFDNNAEIQFEFVETKLALPLNMRLVWGLNKVQSLSHFNADKVTNVTVDKRFRIRTLTELKNLAKELYRMRNLPFVQHPTKFWPERFLDWSKTLPCTPDAACCNVTNKYFEDDFLDYCMRISTTQIPTMFNDTPIYHNVTFEFVGYTALLPTQLKYNHRFKLLSEAFDKFDNEFIPMMSSNNFWYSPEWSLMSIWIDLQKAIVSDCQYSTYISIFVVAIFAFICLKLKSIVALICITFIVISSGGTVVFFGWELGVLEAVILVLVVGLSFDYTLHYGAAIPKSGCVYHRIEQALKTAAVPVALAASTSFLAGFVMLFSITHAFFQVGMFLVVSILASYIFSTFFFLPLLYMTLKENDDCNYCKKEQKFPGDSRFTTMVYKLTYFGVRGYGEPARLMFRHAGVDFDDNVIDHSVWPKIKPTTPFGQVPVLEVEGKQIAQSFAIYRFLGNKFGLCPGNEVDKAMADSIAEYVKEFDNKAHDYFIIILGFMQGDKDAEWKNKVLPAVEQYFPVITNWLKAAGNGYLTKAGLSWVDFFAAEKLGNVVNTCQTVAAKYPEIKAFVDKIYSLPTIKSYVESRSKVPY, from the exons atgattatttgcCGGTCTGTATATTGGGATATATTTccatattcaaaatttatatttaaatttcccttgataataattttattgacaataatattttttactgttattccattaattatattatttattaaaccaatacatttaacaaataatccAGAAAag ggTTTTGATACACGAGATACATATTATTCAGGACCACGTTTGGCATGGGATCAAATTCAAGGTATTTTATCATTAGGTAACAGGGTACCATTtcaatatgataatattaatgaacaaaatttaattgaagcatcatttaaaaaaaataatgacattaaattacaaaattcaagattaaaaagaaattggGCTGATAATTTAGTTGCATCTTTAACTAATGTAGCATGTTATGAGAATCCCATACCTGCAATGGATTATTTGTCACAATTTGTCATAGAAATACCatcaattgataaaatatttgatccTGATTTTCTTACAGATATGTGTTTATTACAAGATGAATTGATGGATGAAATTATGTATTTTGGTGGTATGACACCATACAAAAGTATATTTCATAttgcaaattttttttcatgtttTTCACCAAACTATAGAGTTAATTGTACATTTATGAATTATGATGATATTCAATATTCAAAAAGTTTAATGGAAACATGCCTGCCATACAGAGATCAAATTATTTCATGTAGAAAACATTGTCATAAATTAGGAAATCCTTTAACAATAGAAACATGTTTAAGTTGTGAAAATGATGAAATACCAAAAAATTGTTCAAGTCAAATggtttttgatttattttatagaatatTACCTAAATATATACCTGGAAGaccaatttatttaaataattatttaccatttttttcatatacaGCGTATAAATTACAAGGAATGGATGtaaatattaagaaatatgtagaattagaaaaaaaattaaaggaaatatttaaaaaatcaaaatttatacaattaaaagGTCTTAATTTTGAGGTAAAAAGAGATTTATTATTACCTTATGCAATTAGGGATTCAAAACTTGCAATTATTGCAGCtataatagtttttattattattggattatattctttttctatTACTTATACATTAGCAATACTATATATGTTATCAACATCAGTTTTATCCGCTTTAGCggtttatacattttttaccCAAGATTTtccattattaaatttagttgtatttgtattattaatagCAATTGGAAGTGATGATGCTTTTTTAGTATATTCATCATTTAAAAGTGGTGAGAACTTTGATGTATATACATTTCATGAAAGTTTAAAACATATAGCAACAACAATGTTTTTAACACAATTTTCAACTGTAGTGCCATTTTTTGTTAACATATTATCAAAAGTAATTGTATTTCGATCATTTGGATTATTTGCTGGTTTTACATTAACATTTAActattttctattaatttcatttctACCAGCCTTTGTAgcattagaaaaaaaattatcaaaacaaATTTGTCCTCGTTTAAAACCACCAACAATTAAGTGGatgaataaattaattaaccATTCAATTAATGAAATCTTACCGGCTGTTGTTATACAAGGTCGATTTGTTTGGATTGTGTCCTTAACAATTTATTCAGgaatatctatttttattattattaatcaaTTACATTTACCACAATATAATCCTTTACAATTATTTGCTAGAAACAATCTTCATGAGTGGTTTGATAACAATGCAGAAATTCAATTTGAATTTGTAGAAACAAAATTAGCATTACCATTAAATATGCGATTAGTTTGGGGACTTAATAAAGTTCAATCACTTTCACATTTTAATGCTGATAAAGTTACTAATGTTACTGTAGATAAAAGATTTAGAATTCGAACGTTAacagaattaaaaaatttagcaAAAGAACTTTATCGTATGAGAAATTTACCCTTTGTTCAACATCCTACAAAATTTTGGCCTGAAAGATTTTTAGATTGGTCTAAAACTTTACCATGTACACCAGATGCAGCTTGTTGTAAtgtaacaaataaatattttgaagatGATTTCTTAGATTATTGTATGAGAATATCAACAACACAAATACCTACAATGTTTAATGATACACCAATATATCATAATGTTACTTTTGAATTTGTTGGGTATACAGCATTATTACCAacacaattaaaatataatcatagatttaaattattatcagaagcatttgataaatttgataatgaATTTATTCCTATGATGtcatcaaataatttttggtaTTCTCCGGAATGGAGTCTTATGTCAATATGGATAGATTTACAAAAAGCAATTGTTTCTGATTGTCAATATAGTAcatatatttcaatttttgttGTTGCAATTTTTGCATTTATATGccttaaattaaaaagtattgttgcattaatatgtataacatttattgttatatcaTCTGGAGGAACAGTTGTATTTTTTGGATGGGAATTAGGTGTTCTTGAAGCAGTTATTCTTGTTCTTGTTGTTGGATTATCCTTTGACTATACTCTTCATTATGGAGCTGCAATTCCAAAATCAGGATGTGTTTATCATAGAATTGAGCAAGCATTAAAAACAGCAGCTGTACCAGTTGCATTAGCAGCATCCACTAGTTTTTTAGCTGGATTTGTAATGTTATTTTCTATAACACATGCATTTTTTCAAGTAGGAATGTTTTTAGTTGTATCTATATTGgcaagttatattttttcaacatttttctttttacctCTGTTATATATGACATTGAAAGAGAATGATGATTgtaattattgtaaaaaagaacaaaaatTTCCAG gaGATAGTCGATTTACAACAATGGTATACAAACTTACATATTTTGGAGTTCGTGGATATGGTGAACCAGCAAGACTTATGTTTAGACATGCTGGAGTAGATTTTGACGATAATGTTATTGATCATTCTGTTTGGCCAAAAATTAAACCAACAACTCCATTTGGACAAGTTCCAGTTTTAGAAGTTGAAGGAAAACAAATTGCTCAATCATTTGCAATTTATAGATTTTTGGGAAACAAATTTGGCCTTTGCCCAGGTAATGAAGTTGACAAGGCTATGGCTGATTCTATTGCTGAATATGTCAAGGAATTTGATAACAAG GCACATgattactttattattatacttgGATTTATGCAAGGTGACAAG gATGCTGAATGGAAAAATAAGGTATTACCAGCTGTTGAACAATATTTCCCAGTTATTACTAATTGGTTGAAGGCTGCTGGAAATGGTTATTTAACAAAAGCTGGTTTGTCGTGGGTTGACTTTTTTGCCGCTGAAAAACTTGGAAATGTTGTTAATACATGTCAAACTGTTGCTGCAAAATATCCAGAGATCAAAGcttttgttgataaaatttactcTCTTCCAACAATTAAGAGTTACGTTGAATCCCGTTCAAAAGTACCATACTAA
- a CDS encoding Histone methylation DOT1 domain and Histone H3-K79 methyltransferase family-containing protein: MISPTNFSSQKIILLLRDLDVYSVPFKMEVICVEDLPEEIGVASELGFQKVLVKPFYFMVIARCSQAMALENCPKFGSFCSDTLEDYNEDIEKYTQMIFNDLKRSDVVDEVIRFLVSIIRYRDEVRNYFASEYKNIFPKPSDAPKLKTMTEVQSTLLFNRIKECFAKKKILQRYYNAGTEYVYGELNPHAFFQVDSEERSCYEGDNFFDCGAGIFNMVAIASATKFVHRSIGIEINPGVACPGALLLLGFYHVARFANYHFNSSTHIIGNFNNPVLEKLLFSRPSTIIVNNFVLSPATMDPFFEKLAKNHKNSIKFVLTKEPSFCRKLPFQDDDKREKLTDDRKRVKGDILTNNGFIKKELSHIQRAGSWTDNTVKLYFYYR, translated from the exons ATGATATCACCGACAAATTTTTCATctcaaaaaattatcttgCTTTTAAGGGATTTAGATGTTTATAGTGTACCTTTCAAAATGGAAGTCATATGTGTTGAAGATTTACCGGAAGAAATTGGAGTAGCAAGTGAATTAGGGTTTCAAAAAGTTTTAGTCAaaccattttattttatggtTATTGCAAGATGTTCTCAGGC tATGGCTTTAGAAAATTGTCCTAAATTTGGTAGTTTTTGTAGTGATACTTTAGAAGATTACAATGAAGacattgaaaaatatactcaaatgatttttaatgatttaaagCGTAGTGATGTTGTAGATGAAGTTATAAGATTTTTAGTTTCAATTATAAGATATCGTGATGAGGTTAGGAATTATTTTGCCtcagaatataaaaatatctttccTAAACCTTCTGACGCTCCAAAACTAAAGACAATGACTGAGGTACAGTCAACACTTCTCTTTAATAGGATTAAAGAATGTTTTGccaaaaaaaagatattgcAAAGGTACTACAATGCCGGAACTGAATATGTATATGGGGAATTAAATCCACATGCATTTTTCCAGGTAGATTCAGAAGAACGAAGTTGTTATGAGggtgataatttttttgattgtgGTGCtggaatttttaatatggtAGCAATTGCCTCAGCAACTAAATTTGTACATCGCAGTATTGGTATTGAAATCAATCCTGGTGTTGCTTGTCCAGGAGCATTATTATTACTTGGATTTTATCATGTGGCTCGATTTGCCAATTATCACTTCAATAGCTCCACTCACATTATTGGCAATTTTAATAATCCAGTTTTGGAGAAATTATTGTTTTCAAGACCATCTACGATaatagtaaataattttgttctTTCTCCCGCCACTATGGATCCATTTTTTGAGAAATTAGCTAAAAATCACAAAAATTCCATTAAATTTGTCCTAACTAAAGAACCTTCATTTTGTAGAAAGTTACCATTTCAAGATGATGATAAACGTGAAAAATTAACTGATGATAGAAAAAGAGTAAAAGGtgatattttaacaaataatggttttatcaaaaaagaaCTTAGTCATATTCAAAGAGCTGGTTCATGGACAGATAATACAGTGAAATTATACTTCTACTATAGATAG